A window of the Candidatus Omnitrophota bacterium genome harbors these coding sequences:
- a CDS encoding ArsR family transcriptional regulator has protein sequence MESIFSTKERLKILKAVIFNKAPISVNVIAAQLKLSKGLVSKYFEVLLKEGIAKKSNGKYLIVDSSFTKAAKILLNIIGIDAEIFKKFDFVEAVGLYGSCAKGENTDDSDVDLWIKIKSVSDEKAASLTTIMSKKIKNVKPLFLTTEKIEKMKKDDMLFYHSLSFGSIVLYGENNAIQL, from the coding sequence ATGGAAAGCATTTTTTCTACAAAGGAACGATTAAAAATCCTAAAAGCAGTTATTTTTAATAAAGCGCCTATCAGCGTTAATGTCATTGCCGCTCAGCTTAAACTAAGCAAGGGGCTGGTCTCTAAGTACTTTGAAGTTCTGCTAAAAGAAGGCATTGCTAAGAAGTCAAATGGTAAATACCTTATAGTTGACTCTTCCTTTACAAAGGCAGCCAAGATTTTATTAAATATAATCGGCATTGATGCGGAAATTTTCAAGAAGTTTGACTTTGTGGAGGCTGTTGGCCTTTATGGTAGTTGCGCTAAAGGGGAGAACACAGATGATTCTGATGTGGATCTCTGGATAAAGATTAAAAGCGTAAGTGATGAGAAAGCCGCCTCTTTAACTACTATAATGAGCAAGAAAATCAAGAATGTTAAGCCGTTATTCTTAACTACCGAGAAGATTGAGAAGATGAAAAAGGATGACATGCTTTTCTATCATTCCTTGTCATTCGGCTCAATCGTTCTCTACGGAGAAAATAATGCCATTCAATTATAA
- a CDS encoding HEPN domain-containing protein, whose protein sequence is MREGLLRKIPPSKDKAVQSLKKAQQWLKEAENSLEGNAFNSSILASYMVMFHAARTILFFDGFREKSHACVARYLEEKYVKTGKLDKKWVELLDHSREIRHDDQYDLSFFSTKEEAENALKSANDFWGAIDGLFKAISSK, encoded by the coding sequence ATGAGGGAAGGGTTACTGAGGAAAATCCCGCCATCAAAAGATAAGGCTGTCCAGTCATTAAAGAAAGCGCAACAGTGGTTAAAAGAAGCGGAGAATTCTCTGGAAGGGAATGCATTCAACTCATCAATTTTGGCTTCTTATATGGTAATGTTTCATGCGGCTAGGACTATCCTGTTTTTTGATGGCTTCCGGGAAAAGAGCCATGCCTGCGTAGCAAGATATCTTGAAGAGAAATATGTTAAAACTGGCAAGCTGGATAAGAAGTGGGTTGAACTATTGGATCACAGCCGGGAAATTAGGCACGATGACCAGTATGACCTTAGTTTTTTCTCAACCAAAGAAGAAGCGGAGAATGCCTTGAAGTCCGCTAATGACTTCTGGGGTGCTATAGACGGTTTATTTAAGGCGATCTCTTCTAAGTAG